The following are encoded in a window of Sutcliffiella horikoshii genomic DNA:
- a CDS encoding DUF3231 family protein produces MTNHTTEWSCAETSTLWTLYLNNSMSACVLRYFLETVEDKQIRAIIAKVYDVASSNENELKAIFWKEKYPLPLAFSENDINLKAPRLFSDTFQLAYVLQMAKIGMVTYGASLSAISRKDIRTLYTTFMQRTIEIFDTTTDLLLERGLYIKKPSTVIPDRAYLVDDKKYFSGLNPLVNKRTLNTIEVTHLSMNIETNQIGMLLCTAFSQTAVNKEVREFMVKAKQMAHTHIKTFVDILLKDDIQAPMAADYSVTASHIPPFSDKLMMFHNSLMVAAGIGNYATASSASQRTDIALKYEKLSSESVLLAKSGADIMVTNRWMEKPPSSADREELSKERE; encoded by the coding sequence ATGACAAACCATACAACAGAATGGTCCTGCGCAGAAACCAGCACACTTTGGACACTTTACCTAAACAACTCCATGTCAGCATGTGTCTTAAGATACTTCCTCGAAACTGTAGAGGATAAGCAAATTCGAGCAATCATTGCAAAAGTTTATGATGTAGCATCTTCCAATGAGAATGAACTGAAGGCAATTTTTTGGAAGGAGAAATACCCACTTCCGTTAGCTTTTTCTGAAAACGACATAAATCTTAAAGCTCCTAGACTCTTTTCAGATACGTTCCAACTAGCTTACGTTTTACAAATGGCCAAAATCGGAATGGTTACATATGGGGCAAGTCTTAGTGCCATATCAAGGAAAGATATCAGAACGCTTTATACGACATTCATGCAGCGAACAATCGAGATATTTGATACTACAACGGATCTGCTATTAGAAAGAGGTTTATATATTAAGAAACCTAGTACGGTTATTCCTGATAGAGCTTATTTAGTGGATGACAAAAAATATTTTAGCGGTTTAAATCCTTTAGTGAACAAGCGTACATTAAATACAATCGAAGTGACGCACCTAAGTATGAATATTGAAACTAATCAAATTGGAATGCTTCTTTGTACGGCATTTTCCCAGACAGCTGTCAACAAGGAAGTACGTGAGTTTATGGTAAAAGCTAAACAAATGGCCCATACACACATAAAAACTTTTGTTGATATATTGTTAAAGGATGATATTCAAGCACCGATGGCAGCAGATTATTCTGTAACCGCTTCACACATCCCTCCTTTTTCTGATAAGTTGATGATGTTTCATAATAGCTTAATGGTGGCAGCTGGCATTGGGAATTATGCGACCGCATCGTCTGCGAGTCAGCGGACGGATATTGCGCTGAAATATGAAAAGCTATCTTCAGAGTCGGTATTACTTGCAAAATCTGGTGCAGACATCATGGTTACTAATCGTTGGATGGAAAAACCTCCTTCCTCTGCTGATAGGGAAGAACTGTCTAAAGAGCGTGAATAG
- a CDS encoding AbrB/MazE/SpoVT family DNA-binding domain-containing protein, with protein MSQTKELRRIRKSGHLTIPKSIREQLEISDGDVLMIMEQPLGLVMKPINEEHIYNESIVSNNGKVNIPIEIRRNLNINEETHFSVRLDKERTAVILEILEEETG; from the coding sequence ATGAGCCAAACGAAAGAGCTAAGAAGAATTCGTAAATCTGGCCATTTAACCATTCCCAAGTCAATTAGAGAACAACTTGAAATTTCCGATGGCGATGTACTGATGATAATGGAACAACCTTTAGGATTAGTAATGAAACCGATAAATGAAGAACACATTTATAATGAATCCATTGTTTCCAATAACGGAAAGGTAAACATTCCTATTGAAATTAGGCGTAATCTGAATATTAATGAAGAGACACATTTTTCTGTTCGACTTGATAAAGAAAGAACTGCCGTTATACTGGAAATTTTAGAAGAGGAAACGGGCTAG
- a CDS encoding TIGR04104 family putative zinc finger protein: MSFHQCPNCQEEVKYKTKLTSVFFGYRPIKCEGCETVYEVDEKFRFILSLYTVLIPILIAYMLSAMMGVLHTRWSQVLIVLIFGSAGVFYAATKVRYKKSKLQPVEEKKKQKAK; encoded by the coding sequence ATGTCATTTCACCAATGTCCAAACTGTCAAGAAGAAGTAAAATATAAAACCAAATTAACCTCTGTCTTTTTTGGGTATCGTCCTATTAAATGTGAGGGTTGCGAAACCGTTTATGAAGTAGATGAAAAATTCCGTTTTATCTTATCTCTTTATACCGTGCTAATACCGATTCTTATTGCTTATATGCTAAGTGCGATGATGGGGGTTTTACATACAAGATGGAGCCAAGTGCTTATAGTGTTAATTTTTGGTTCAGCCGGTGTGTTTTATGCAGCAACCAAAGTGCGTTACAAGAAATCAAAACTACAGCCGGTAGAGGAAAAGAAAAAACAAAAAGCAAAATAA
- a CDS encoding Ger(x)C family spore germination protein, producing the protein MRKHNINWVISISMCLFLTGCLEKEIVDDINIESVEGFDLIGEKEVLGTFVVPVYQADKKIETETFTAVSQLNKDILRSAQKESSAPIVNGSLELVLFNKAMAEKGIIQLVDGLQRDASIGTGLYLAIVDGETKELLEQNLGTRGTGDHLFNLVKHNIDRRDVPKTNMHIFLSDYFQKGKDPNLPILKKTEDSAKIVGVAVMKEDKYEMTIPNERLFYFKTLVDKHSDGTVSLGVDGKEEFVSIRSIKTDRKIKVKWEGDTPSIKIIVRMDGAVREYTGNKVTPKELKEFQKLLEDKIIKETESMIKEFQEKGVDPIGLGYEAKSRKRGFDYKKWKEETYPTLTVQVDADVRLISTGTTE; encoded by the coding sequence ATGAGAAAACATAATATTAACTGGGTTATTTCAATCTCAATGTGTCTCTTTCTTACAGGATGCCTGGAAAAAGAAATCGTAGATGACATTAATATTGAATCAGTAGAAGGCTTTGATTTGATTGGAGAGAAAGAAGTGTTGGGTACTTTCGTAGTACCAGTATATCAAGCTGATAAAAAGATCGAAACTGAAACATTTACTGCGGTTTCCCAATTAAATAAGGATATATTAAGGAGTGCACAGAAAGAATCGTCTGCACCGATTGTCAACGGTAGCTTAGAACTAGTTTTGTTCAACAAAGCGATGGCAGAAAAGGGGATCATCCAACTTGTCGATGGCTTACAAAGAGATGCAAGTATCGGAACAGGTTTATACTTGGCAATTGTGGATGGCGAGACAAAGGAATTATTAGAGCAAAACCTTGGTACAAGGGGAACAGGTGATCATCTGTTTAATCTTGTTAAACACAATATTGACAGAAGAGACGTTCCGAAAACGAACATGCACATTTTCCTGTCAGATTATTTTCAAAAAGGGAAAGACCCTAACTTACCTATTTTAAAGAAAACAGAAGATAGTGCAAAAATTGTTGGAGTGGCAGTAATGAAAGAAGATAAATATGAAATGACCATTCCAAATGAAAGATTATTTTATTTTAAAACACTTGTGGACAAACATTCCGATGGTACCGTTTCCTTGGGAGTGGACGGAAAAGAAGAATTCGTTTCTATACGAAGTATTAAGACAGATAGAAAAATTAAAGTGAAATGGGAAGGTGACACTCCTTCTATTAAAATAATAGTAAGAATGGATGGAGCGGTTAGAGAATATACCGGTAATAAAGTCACTCCTAAGGAACTAAAGGAGTTCCAAAAGTTGTTGGAAGATAAAATCATCAAAGAAACAGAATCCATGATAAAAGAGTTTCAGGAAAAAGGTGTAGACCCGATTGGCTTAGGATATGAAGCGAAATCTCGAAAAAGGGGATTTGACTATAAAAAATGGAAAGAAGAGACCTATCCAACTTTAACGGTACAAGTGGATGCAGATGTGAGACTTATCAGCACAGGTACTACCGAATAG
- a CDS encoding nucleoside hydrolase: MPQKILLYCDPGIDDSLAIIYALLNPELELVGIVTSYGNVDQEQATQNVAYLLELGGKKDIVLIGGAKTPLSGEFTPYYPEIHGEEGLGPINPPDTIKGELLNFDAIFKLIEEYGEELIIVDVGRSTSLAISFNLAGAETMNAIKGFYLMGGAFLTPGNVTAGAEANFYGDPIAAGIVMEKVKNGVLYPLNVTKEAIITPEMIDDIISEENNPYQSLIKEIFDYYFEAYQKLIPGIEGSPLHDVMTLFAVTTPQAFKYVEKEVNVGLDEGNLRGVSIADFRPRPDEKGNKVTIALEVNAEEFAKNFVKVMSSPIANEE; encoded by the coding sequence ATGCCTCAGAAGATTCTTTTGTATTGTGACCCTGGTATTGATGATTCATTGGCAATTATTTATGCATTGTTGAACCCTGAACTTGAATTGGTTGGTATTGTAACTAGCTATGGCAATGTCGATCAAGAACAAGCAACTCAAAATGTCGCCTATCTCCTGGAACTTGGAGGCAAGAAGGATATTGTATTGATTGGCGGGGCGAAAACACCACTATCTGGTGAGTTTACTCCCTATTATCCAGAGATACATGGGGAAGAGGGATTAGGGCCAATTAATCCTCCTGATACGATAAAAGGAGAATTATTAAATTTTGATGCAATCTTTAAATTAATTGAGGAATATGGAGAGGAATTGATAATTGTAGATGTCGGGAGGTCCACTTCGCTTGCCATTTCTTTTAATCTAGCTGGTGCAGAAACAATGAATGCAATTAAGGGCTTTTATTTAATGGGAGGTGCCTTTCTCACTCCAGGAAATGTAACCGCAGGAGCGGAAGCAAATTTCTATGGTGATCCGATTGCTGCAGGAATTGTGATGGAAAAAGTGAAAAATGGTGTACTCTACCCATTGAATGTTACAAAGGAAGCAATAATCACACCTGAGATGATAGATGATATTATTTCAGAAGAAAACAACCCTTATCAAAGCCTTATCAAAGAGATATTTGATTATTATTTTGAAGCTTACCAAAAGCTTATACCAGGAATAGAAGGAAGTCCTTTGCATGATGTCATGACATTATTTGCCGTGACAACGCCACAAGCATTCAAGTATGTGGAGAAGGAAGTTAATGTGGGGTTAGATGAAGGGAATTTAAGGGGAGTAAGCATTGCTGACTTTCGACCAAGACCAGATGAAAAGGGAAATAAAGTGACTATTGCACTAGAGGTGAATGCAGAGGAATTCGCTAAAAACTTCGTCAAGGTCATGTCCTCCCCTATTGCAAATGAAGAATGA
- a CDS encoding oxidoreductase, producing the protein MNSKRSALLIGATGLVGAYVKEEILQNSDYAHLTTFVRNDTNKMHPKLTEVKIDFENMSVYKEHFKVDDLFICLGTTKKKAGTKERFRKVDYDYVVEAARLAKENGVTKIAVVSAIGADENSRFFYNQVKGEMEQAVSAVGITATYFFRPSLLLGDRNEFRLGERVGEVLGTAIQPLLRGKLQKYRSVHGQTVAKAMVRFLKDGRDGVHIVESNLIAKIGDL; encoded by the coding sequence ATGAACTCAAAAAGAAGCGCCCTTTTAATTGGAGCAACAGGTTTGGTAGGAGCGTACGTAAAGGAAGAGATTTTGCAAAATTCTGATTACGCACATCTTACGACATTTGTAAGGAACGATACCAATAAGATGCACCCTAAACTAACGGAAGTAAAGATCGACTTCGAGAATATGTCTGTCTATAAGGAACATTTCAAAGTGGATGATCTATTTATTTGCTTAGGGACAACTAAGAAAAAAGCAGGTACAAAAGAGAGATTTCGTAAAGTGGACTACGACTATGTAGTGGAAGCAGCACGTCTCGCAAAAGAAAACGGTGTAACCAAAATTGCCGTAGTTTCAGCAATTGGGGCAGATGAAAATTCTAGATTTTTTTACAACCAGGTAAAAGGGGAGATGGAACAGGCAGTATCAGCTGTCGGGATTACGGCTACGTATTTCTTTAGGCCTTCCTTACTTCTCGGAGATCGGAATGAATTTAGATTAGGAGAAAGGGTTGGAGAAGTGTTAGGTACTGCCATTCAACCCTTATTGCGCGGAAAGTTACAAAAATATCGTTCTGTTCATGGACAAACAGTTGCAAAAGCAATGGTGAGGTTCTTAAAGGACGGCAGAGATGGTGTTCATATTGTGGAATCAAACCTAATTGCTAAAATCGGTGACCTTTGA
- the queF gene encoding preQ(1) synthase codes for MSGRKDSELEGVTLLGNQGTSYLFNYSPDVLETFENKHPNRDYFVKFNCPEFTSLCPKTNQPDFATIYISYIPGELMVESKSLKLYLFSFRNHGDFHEDCMNIIMNDLIELMDPRYIEVWGKFTPRGGISIDPYTNYGKPGTKYEEMAEYRLMNHDLYPEKIDNR; via the coding sequence ATGTCAGGAAGAAAAGATTCAGAATTGGAAGGTGTAACATTGCTAGGGAATCAAGGGACAAGTTATTTGTTCAACTATTCCCCGGATGTGTTGGAAACCTTTGAAAATAAACATCCAAACAGAGATTATTTTGTAAAATTCAATTGTCCAGAGTTTACAAGTTTATGTCCCAAAACGAATCAGCCGGATTTTGCCACTATTTACATCAGCTATATCCCGGGAGAACTAATGGTGGAGAGCAAATCATTGAAGCTGTACCTATTCAGCTTCCGTAACCATGGAGATTTCCACGAGGATTGCATGAATATCATCATGAACGATTTAATTGAACTAATGGACCCGCGTTATATCGAAGTATGGGGTAAATTCACTCCACGCGGCGGAATTTCCATCGACCCTTACACCAACTATGGAAAACCTGGCACGAAATACGAAGAAATGGCCGAGTACCGCCTTATGAACCACGACCTATACCCAGAAAAAATCGATAACAGATAA
- a CDS encoding spore germination protein has translation MKNLLKKLFTPKSSQTSNKVEDMSVTQLLLQMEKSVDFLRFTNQTNDGSRKVWINYYYTLVDTDFLHRDILHRISTSPWSNLQELKNILPIEVVTISSDPKEIREKLLTGFIFVQIGEKDKKGLLVRSEFVQTRAVSLPEVEFSVIGPKESFVENIDSNINLIRRRLSSPMLTVEQKMLGTISRTRVGVMYLDGIVDNENVQTVIQRLDEVEFDHINDSSYITQLISDNGNTIFPLLLDTERPDRIVSALTEGKVVIMVDGSPHGLIGPTTLVEFFSSFEDYYLSYWLSSFFRLIRLFGVAFSILVTPVYVAVLTYHYELIPKDLLSTLISSRREVPLPPILEAIFLELTIELLREAGARLPTKVGQTIGIVGGIVIGTASVEAGLTSNVLLIIVALAALASFTTPVYKMGNTIRLLRFPFLLFAELWGLLGIVFCFCILAAHLLRLTSLGRPYLEPIYPPRVKDMKDALLRLPFSMQTERPGQLRTNKPQRMAKIRKKPKKDIDEY, from the coding sequence ATGAAAAACCTACTGAAAAAACTGTTTACACCTAAAAGCAGCCAAACATCGAACAAGGTAGAGGATATGTCTGTTACACAATTATTATTACAAATGGAGAAATCTGTTGATTTTTTGAGGTTTACAAATCAGACCAATGATGGAAGCAGGAAGGTTTGGATTAACTATTACTATACATTAGTGGATACTGATTTCCTGCATCGTGACATATTACATAGGATTTCTACTAGCCCATGGAGCAATTTACAAGAATTAAAAAATATTTTACCAATAGAAGTAGTGACCATTAGCTCCGATCCGAAGGAAATAAGAGAAAAGTTATTAACAGGCTTTATTTTTGTACAGATTGGTGAGAAGGACAAAAAAGGCTTGTTAGTCCGATCGGAATTTGTCCAAACCCGTGCAGTTTCTTTGCCAGAGGTTGAGTTCAGCGTTATAGGACCTAAAGAATCGTTTGTTGAAAATATAGATTCTAACATAAACCTTATTAGAAGGCGTTTAAGCAGTCCGATGTTAACGGTTGAACAGAAAATGTTAGGCACCATTTCCAGGACGAGAGTGGGTGTCATGTATTTAGATGGAATTGTAGATAATGAAAATGTGCAAACAGTCATCCAAAGACTTGATGAGGTGGAATTCGATCATATAAATGACAGTTCCTATATAACACAATTAATATCTGATAACGGTAACACAATATTTCCGCTGCTTCTGGATACAGAGAGGCCTGACCGGATTGTGTCGGCTTTGACGGAGGGGAAAGTAGTGATCATGGTGGATGGATCTCCTCATGGACTCATTGGACCTACAACGCTTGTGGAATTTTTCTCTTCATTCGAAGATTATTATTTAAGTTATTGGCTTTCTTCCTTTTTTCGGCTTATCAGGCTGTTCGGTGTTGCCTTTTCCATCTTGGTAACCCCAGTCTATGTTGCAGTTTTGACCTATCATTATGAATTGATTCCCAAAGATCTACTGAGCACGTTGATTTCTTCTAGACGTGAGGTTCCATTGCCACCTATATTAGAAGCGATTTTTCTCGAACTAACTATTGAATTACTTAGGGAAGCTGGAGCAAGACTTCCTACAAAAGTTGGCCAGACAATCGGTATCGTGGGTGGGATAGTTATTGGGACCGCATCTGTTGAAGCTGGTTTGACGAGTAACGTCCTGTTAATTATCGTAGCACTTGCTGCACTAGCATCCTTTACTACCCCTGTTTATAAAATGGGTAATACAATCCGACTGTTGAGGTTCCCCTTCCTATTGTTTGCAGAATTATGGGGATTGCTAGGGATTGTGTTTTGCTTCTGTATTTTGGCAGCGCATTTGTTAAGGCTGACATCTCTCGGAAGGCCTTACTTGGAACCGATTTACCCTCCTAGAGTGAAAGATATGAAGGATGCTTTGTTACGGCTACCATTTTCGATGCAAACAGAAAGGCCTGGCCAATTAAGAACCAATAAACCTCAAAGAATGGCGAAAATACGAAAAAAACCCAAAAAGGATATTGATGAATATTGA
- a CDS encoding YkvS family protein: MKKAEVGNIIEFREGLQGVVEKVNENSVIVDLTYMNNYRDLELEQRTVVNHKNYKIVKSL; this comes from the coding sequence TTGAAAAAAGCAGAAGTGGGAAACATCATAGAATTTCGTGAAGGTCTTCAAGGTGTGGTAGAGAAAGTAAATGAAAACTCTGTCATAGTGGACCTTACTTATATGAACAATTATCGTGATTTAGAATTGGAACAACGAACCGTGGTAAATCATAAAAACTATAAAATTGTAAAGTCATTATAG
- a CDS encoding cytochrome-c oxidase, translating to MGVRLIKISVIYFLIGVGIGYYMSTAHAYNLTPVHAHVNLLGWTALTLAGIIYILFPAAGKTKLATWHFWLHNIGLPLMMVGLAFVVYGNESLLILTIIGANLTTLAIVLFVINVLKNVKQPESE from the coding sequence ATGGGAGTTAGGTTGATAAAAATTTCCGTTATCTATTTTTTGATAGGGGTCGGCATCGGTTATTATATGTCGACGGCACATGCATACAATTTGACGCCTGTACATGCTCATGTTAATTTGCTTGGATGGACCGCTTTGACTCTTGCTGGTATCATTTATATTTTATTTCCTGCAGCCGGAAAAACGAAACTTGCTACATGGCATTTTTGGTTACACAATATAGGCTTGCCTTTGATGATGGTTGGCTTGGCATTTGTAGTATACGGTAATGAGTCCTTATTGATATTGACCATTATCGGGGCGAATTTAACCACTCTAGCTATTGTATTGTTTGTGATAAATGTCTTAAAGAACGTTAAGCAGCCTGAAAGCGAATAA
- the queE gene encoding 7-carboxy-7-deazaguanine synthase QueE: MSSLIPVLEIFGPTIQGEGMVIGQKTMFVRTAGCDYRCSWCDSAFTWDGSAKDDIVMMSPEEIYEQLVEIGGKAFNHVTISGGNPALLKNIGELVQLLHENDIKVALETQGSKWQDWLTEIDDLTISPKPPSSEMDTNFSILGDLLERVKNSSVSLKVVVFDEDDLTYAKKIHKLYPDVAFYVQVGNDDTTTEDDQMLISKLLAKYEWLIDQVMNDDEMNNVRVLPQLHTLVWGNKRGV, encoded by the coding sequence ATGAGCAGTCTAATTCCAGTTCTTGAAATATTCGGCCCTACCATCCAAGGAGAAGGGATGGTCATTGGCCAGAAAACGATGTTCGTCCGAACGGCTGGTTGTGATTACCGCTGTTCATGGTGCGATTCCGCTTTCACATGGGATGGCAGCGCAAAGGATGACATAGTGATGATGTCACCTGAAGAGATTTATGAGCAGTTGGTTGAAATAGGTGGGAAAGCCTTTAATCACGTAACTATCTCTGGAGGAAACCCAGCCCTTTTAAAGAATATCGGGGAACTTGTACAACTCCTTCATGAGAACGATATTAAGGTGGCGCTTGAAACACAAGGAAGCAAATGGCAGGATTGGCTAACGGAAATAGATGATCTAACCATTTCTCCAAAACCGCCAAGCTCCGAGATGGATACCAACTTTTCTATACTTGGTGATTTGTTAGAAAGAGTTAAAAACAGTAGTGTTTCTCTAAAAGTAGTGGTATTTGATGAGGACGATTTGACTTATGCGAAAAAGATCCATAAGTTATATCCGGATGTAGCTTTTTATGTACAAGTAGGAAATGATGATACAACCACAGAAGATGATCAAATGTTAATCAGCAAATTGTTGGCTAAGTATGAGTGGTTGATTGATCAGGTAATGAATGATGATGAAATGAATAATGTCCGCGTGTTGCCGCAATTGCACACACTAGTATGGGGCAATAAGCGCGGAGTTTAA
- a CDS encoding GerAB/ArcD/ProY family transporter produces the protein MTLQKIPKQFQVSSFLVFYLIHSTQFGVGALGYQRVIAMSAGYDAWMGIILFGGFTHIIVYMIYKICEKSNGDLASAHRMAFGKWIGNLFNLFFVFYYIMTAVTVLRTYIEVVQVWLFPDLSTWFFSLLFLLLVFYIITGGFRVITGIAFLGVMLPAYLLITIVLPLEYADFRNLLPIFDHSLKDIFLSGRDMTLSMLGFETLLMFYPFISKPQQSKKWAHLGVFVTSSIYLIFALITFAYFSEGKLQKNIWATLSIWKIIELPFVERVEYIGIANWCLIILPNVCLFLWCASRLAKRMTKLKHRTSLIIITTIVFIIMNQFEDRKLINDLNSYMGQVGFYMGYVYIPLLFLVITFVHWRRGKKEDEKT, from the coding sequence ATGACATTGCAAAAAATTCCAAAGCAGTTCCAAGTTTCATCCTTTTTAGTGTTTTACTTAATTCATAGCACACAGTTTGGAGTAGGAGCACTTGGCTATCAACGGGTTATTGCAATGTCTGCCGGCTACGATGCTTGGATGGGTATTATCCTCTTTGGTGGTTTTACACACATCATTGTTTACATGATTTACAAAATTTGTGAAAAAAGTAACGGAGATTTGGCGAGTGCTCATCGAATGGCTTTTGGTAAATGGATAGGTAACCTATTTAACCTCTTTTTTGTTTTCTACTATATCATGACGGCTGTAACCGTGCTACGAACATATATTGAGGTGGTACAAGTTTGGCTATTTCCAGATTTAAGCACGTGGTTTTTTTCATTATTATTTCTTCTCCTAGTGTTTTACATAATAACAGGCGGATTTCGAGTCATCACGGGGATAGCCTTTTTGGGTGTTATGCTACCCGCTTATCTGTTAATAACTATTGTCCTCCCGCTTGAATATGCAGATTTTCGAAATTTGCTACCAATATTCGATCATTCACTTAAAGACATCTTTCTGTCAGGCAGGGATATGACTTTAAGTATGCTTGGATTTGAGACACTATTGATGTTCTATCCATTTATAAGCAAACCGCAACAATCCAAAAAGTGGGCTCATTTAGGAGTTTTTGTCACTTCATCCATCTATCTAATATTTGCACTAATCACGTTTGCCTATTTCAGTGAAGGGAAGCTGCAAAAAAATATATGGGCAACGCTCTCTATTTGGAAAATCATTGAGCTTCCTTTTGTAGAACGTGTAGAATATATCGGAATTGCCAATTGGTGTCTTATTATCCTTCCAAATGTGTGTCTGTTTTTATGGTGTGCTAGCAGGCTTGCCAAAAGAATGACCAAACTGAAACATAGGACCAGCTTAATTATAATAACAACTATCGTTTTTATAATCATGAATCAATTTGAAGATAGGAAATTGATTAATGATTTAAACTCCTATATGGGACAAGTCGGATTTTATATGGGCTATGTGTATATTCCGTTGTTATTTCTAGTTATTACTTTTGTGCATTGGAGAAGGGGGAAAAAAGAAGATGAGAAAACATAA
- the queC gene encoding 7-cyano-7-deazaguanine synthase QueC, translating to MKQKEKAMVVFSGGQDSTTCLIWAMKEFDEVEAVTFHYGQRHELEIDCATSIAKELGVKHRILDMSLLGQLTPNALTRDDIEIEEKEGELPSTFVDGRNLLFLSFAAVAAKQIGARHIVTGVCETDFSGYPDCRDVFIKSMNVTLNLSMDYPFVIHTPLMWLNKEETWELADDLDALDFVRTKTLTCYNGVIADGCGECPACKLRKRGLDDYLDKKNKGVVSS from the coding sequence ATGAAGCAAAAGGAAAAAGCGATGGTCGTGTTCAGTGGCGGGCAGGACAGCACTACTTGCCTGATTTGGGCAATGAAGGAATTTGATGAAGTGGAAGCTGTCACATTCCATTACGGACAGCGACATGAACTAGAGATTGATTGTGCAACAAGTATTGCAAAAGAACTTGGAGTAAAACACCGCATTCTTGATATGTCCCTTTTAGGACAATTAACACCAAATGCCCTTACTAGAGATGATATTGAAATAGAAGAAAAAGAAGGTGAATTGCCAAGCACGTTTGTAGACGGAAGAAATTTGCTATTCCTTTCCTTTGCAGCTGTAGCAGCAAAGCAGATTGGTGCGAGACATATTGTGACAGGAGTTTGCGAAACAGACTTCAGCGGGTACCCGGATTGTCGAGATGTTTTTATTAAATCCATGAATGTGACGTTAAACCTTTCTATGGATTACCCATTTGTCATTCATACTCCTTTGATGTGGTTGAACAAGGAAGAAACATGGGAATTGGCAGATGATCTTGACGCATTAGACTTTGTAAGGACAAAAACATTGACTTGCTATAATGGGGTTATCGCAGACGGATGTGGTGAGTGCCCTGCGTGTAAACTGAGAAAACGTGGATTGGATGACTACCTTGATAAAAAAAATAAAGGGGTTGTGTCCTCATGA
- a CDS encoding sigma-70 family RNA polymerase sigma factor, which translates to MKPTFEEVLNQYTPMIHHIIKTLNIYKEKDRYVHEATIALWEAFCSQNCRKGSFTSYAYSSIRGKLLNHLKKEVRWEDTHMFMEAMPEEGIDFTGDSVDVGLEEYTRHLTDKQRKWVEECIIKGKKLDEVARQEEVTVSAVKSWRAEALKKLRREINKVTLNS; encoded by the coding sequence ATGAAACCAACTTTTGAAGAGGTATTAAATCAGTACACTCCCATGATACACCATATCATTAAGACTTTGAATATATACAAAGAGAAAGATCGTTACGTTCATGAGGCAACCATTGCTTTATGGGAAGCCTTCTGTTCACAGAACTGCAGAAAAGGTTCATTTACTTCTTATGCATATTCATCAATACGCGGAAAATTGCTTAATCACTTAAAAAAAGAGGTGAGATGGGAAGATACACACATGTTTATGGAGGCGATGCCGGAAGAGGGGATTGATTTTACTGGGGACTCTGTAGATGTGGGATTGGAGGAGTATACTCGCCATTTAACGGATAAGCAGCGGAAATGGGTGGAAGAGTGCATTATTAAAGGAAAGAAGTTGGATGAAGTCGCTAGGCAGGAGGAGGTTACGGTAAGTGCTGTTAAGTCTTGGCGGGCAGAGGCGCTTAAGAAACTTAGGAGGGAAATTAATAAGGTAACACTTAACAGTTGA
- the queD gene encoding 6-carboxytetrahydropterin synthase QueD encodes MMQQIYPQVQHDFCYELNKDMQIAAAHFVPTDAAGKCRQLHGHTYFVNVTVAGDDLDEAGFLVNFQVLKKLLHDKFDHTVLNDHKDVFNDQDPNFFPTTEVVARTMWETIEMHLETLPSKPTCLQVYVRETPTSYCIYRPKKGKK; translated from the coding sequence ATGATGCAACAAATTTACCCACAAGTACAACATGATTTCTGCTATGAGTTAAACAAGGATATGCAAATAGCAGCAGCACACTTTGTTCCAACAGATGCAGCAGGGAAATGCAGACAGCTACATGGACATACTTACTTTGTCAATGTGACAGTGGCAGGAGACGATTTGGACGAGGCAGGCTTTCTTGTTAATTTTCAAGTATTAAAAAAACTTTTGCACGATAAATTTGATCACACAGTCTTAAATGATCATAAAGACGTCTTCAATGACCAGGATCCGAATTTTTTCCCCACAACAGAAGTGGTCGCAAGAACGATGTGGGAAACGATAGAAATGCATTTGGAGACTCTTCCTTCCAAACCTACCTGTCTTCAAGTGTATGTAAGGGAAACGCCGACAAGTTATTGTATTTACCGTCCTAAGAAGGGGAAAAAGTAA